A window of Shewanella mesophila contains these coding sequences:
- the cctA gene encoding tetraheme c-type cytochrome CctA: protein MSKKILSALFGAGLAALALSPVAMAEPQELAEMHAEMEGCEACHANGEPSADGAHEFEQCQSCHGTLAEMDAVHKPHDGNLMCADCHAPHDSNVGDKPTCDSCHDDGRTAESTLK, encoded by the coding sequence GTGAGCAAGAAAATTTTAAGTGCATTATTTGGTGCAGGTCTAGCAGCACTAGCCCTATCTCCAGTCGCTATGGCTGAGCCACAAGAGCTTGCAGAAATGCATGCTGAGATGGAAGGTTGTGAAGCTTGTCATGCTAATGGTGAACCCTCAGCAGATGGCGCTCATGAGTTTGAGCAGTGTCAAAGCTGTCACGGCACATTGGCTGAAATGGATGCTGTGCATAAGCCACATGACGGTAATCTAATGTGTGCAGATTGCCATGCGCCTCATGATTCAAATGTTGGTGATAAGCCAACTTGTGATAGTTGTCATGACGATGGTCGTACTGCAGAGTCAACACTGAAGTAA
- the hinT gene encoding purine nucleoside phosphoramidase, giving the protein MAEETIFSKIIRREIPADILYQDELVTAFRDIEPKAPTHILIIPNHLIPTVNDVKSSDEKALGRMITVAAKLADEAGIAEDGYRLVINCNKHGGQEVFHIHMHLLGGQYIGPLVSPRK; this is encoded by the coding sequence ATGGCAGAAGAAACAATTTTTAGTAAGATCATCAGACGTGAAATTCCAGCCGATATTTTATATCAAGATGAGTTAGTCACTGCATTTCGAGATATTGAGCCTAAAGCGCCTACTCATATTTTAATTATTCCTAACCATTTGATCCCAACAGTTAATGACGTTAAATCCTCTGATGAGAAGGCGCTTGGACGGATGATCACAGTCGCTGCCAAACTCGCTGATGAGGCGGGTATTGCAGAAGATGGCTACCGGCTAGTGATTAATTGTAATAAGCATGGCGGACAGGAAGTTTTTCATATTCATATGCATCTTTTGGGTGGCCAGTATATTGGCCCTCTAGTTTCTCCTCGTAAATGA
- the bioD gene encoding dethiobiotin synthase, which produces MYFVAGTDTDCGKTFIASALLHRAKQTGSTLGIKPIASGCELTEQGLRNCDALCLITESTYELDYQQVNPFAFAPAIAPHIAAEQMGMVLTPSAIAEHINQLPFGEVDFALVEGAGGWRLPLGEGKFLSDVVKQLSLPVILVVGVKLGSLNHALLTQEAMLADGIHIVGWVANMVDPNMSCPQENLNSLKTMMASPCLGVVPHLSSMDIAKAASYLDLNALA; this is translated from the coding sequence CTGTATTTTGTTGCAGGAACCGATACCGATTGTGGTAAGACATTTATCGCCTCGGCGCTGCTGCACCGGGCTAAGCAAACGGGCAGCACATTGGGGATTAAACCTATCGCATCAGGTTGTGAATTAACCGAGCAAGGCCTGAGAAATTGCGATGCGCTGTGCTTAATCACAGAGTCAACTTATGAGCTTGACTATCAACAGGTTAATCCATTTGCTTTTGCTCCTGCTATCGCTCCCCATATTGCCGCTGAGCAGATGGGGATGGTATTAACGCCGAGTGCCATTGCCGAGCATATTAATCAATTACCCTTTGGCGAGGTTGATTTTGCCCTAGTCGAGGGTGCTGGAGGCTGGCGTTTACCATTAGGCGAGGGTAAGTTCCTCTCTGATGTGGTTAAACAGTTATCGCTCCCAGTTATTTTAGTTGTCGGTGTAAAGCTAGGTAGTCTCAATCATGCCTTGCTGACCCAAGAAGCGATGTTAGCCGATGGGATCCATATTGTGGGCTGGGTGGCAAATATGGTCGATCCGAATATGAGTTGTCCTCAAGAGAATCTAAACAGTCTTAAAACCATGATGGCGAGTCCATGTTTAGGTGTGGTTCCGCATCTATCTTCGATGGATATCGCAAAGGCGGCAAGCTATTTGGACTTGAATGCGTTGGCTTAA
- a CDS encoding 8-amino-7-oxononanoate synthase produces MQSAADAGLLRQRRMISASIDVTEPNQIWLGDKPYINFSSNDYLGLSQSSQLIAAMAEGAKRFGVGSGASPLVTGYSDAHRQLEQALCEATGHEAALLFCSGFSANSALMKTLFGKAERVVADKLVHASLIDGLRESGASLKRFAHNDIDAATAMIAQYQPQAVVTESVFSMDGDCAPLTELYRACQSSKAWLIVDDAHGFGILPNQETCRADASNCDVQIVTFGKALGCQGAAVLASRTCIDFLVANARHYIYSTALSPANAYVAFKATQMVMQAPKLSRSLADVIHYFKRACQEAGVPLTPSVTPIQPIVVGELDRLDRVASQLKEQGLWIGAIRPPTVPKGSARLRITLNINHSQSQIDHLVATLSRVFTPNLP; encoded by the coding sequence ATGCAATCGGCTGCTGACGCGGGTCTTTTGCGTCAGCGCCGAATGATTTCAGCATCAATCGACGTTACTGAGCCTAATCAAATATGGCTTGGTGATAAGCCTTATATCAATTTCAGCAGCAATGATTATTTGGGCTTGAGTCAGTCGAGTCAATTGATAGCGGCGATGGCTGAAGGAGCTAAACGCTTTGGTGTCGGCAGCGGCGCATCACCATTGGTGACTGGCTATAGCGATGCCCATCGGCAGTTAGAGCAAGCATTATGCGAAGCGACAGGACATGAGGCGGCGCTGCTGTTTTGTTCCGGTTTTAGTGCCAATAGTGCCTTGATGAAAACCCTTTTTGGTAAGGCAGAACGTGTGGTTGCCGACAAGTTGGTTCATGCCTCCCTTATCGATGGCTTGCGTGAAAGTGGTGCCAGCTTAAAACGGTTTGCGCACAACGATATTGATGCCGCCACTGCAATGATAGCTCAATATCAGCCACAAGCGGTCGTCACCGAAAGTGTATTTAGCATGGATGGCGATTGTGCGCCGTTAACCGAACTTTATCGAGCGTGCCAATCATCTAAAGCTTGGTTAATCGTCGATGATGCCCACGGGTTTGGTATTTTACCCAATCAAGAAACATGTCGTGCCGATGCCAGCAATTGTGACGTTCAAATTGTGACGTTTGGTAAAGCGCTCGGTTGCCAAGGGGCTGCGGTGCTAGCTTCACGTACATGTATTGATTTTCTGGTCGCCAATGCGCGCCATTACATCTATTCTACCGCGTTGTCGCCAGCAAACGCCTATGTAGCATTTAAAGCAACTCAGATGGTGATGCAAGCTCCTAAACTTTCCAGATCCTTGGCTGATGTCATCCATTACTTCAAGCGGGCTTGTCAGGAGGCGGGCGTGCCATTAACGCCATCGGTTACCCCGATTCAGCCGATTGTAGTCGGCGAACTCGATAGGCTAGATCGAGTCGCATCTCAATTAAAAGAGCAGGGGTTGTGGATTGGTGCCATTAGGCCGCCGACTGTGCCCAAGGGCAGTGCACGGTTGAGGATCACCTTGAATATAAATCACAGCCAGTCACAGATTGATCATTTAGTTGCAACCTTAAGCCGGGTGTTCACACCTAACTTGCCGTAA
- a CDS encoding LuxR C-terminal-related transcriptional regulator → MFKVINWVVVSRSQLLTDLLETRWPQEFLVKLAKVAPESVEATMNEGSYSLVVIDLSTVDVQRAYQLQKLIEKRHSARVVFLHYPEQIDAKFLISPITAAVFYRNVTLEQIGKSLINVLRGQTVIPQSLLSDSGQALLDGADNLTIREREVLQALLTGCTNIDIANQLFVSESTIKTHLYRVFRKIGVSSRGQAIAWAQTHLHEVQQ, encoded by the coding sequence ATGTTCAAAGTTATAAATTGGGTAGTGGTTTCTCGTTCGCAGTTATTAACTGATTTATTGGAGACCCGTTGGCCTCAGGAGTTTTTGGTTAAATTAGCCAAAGTGGCTCCTGAAAGTGTAGAAGCAACGATGAATGAAGGAAGCTACTCATTGGTCGTCATCGACCTCTCCACAGTCGATGTTCAGCGTGCTTATCAGCTACAAAAACTGATAGAAAAACGGCATTCGGCTCGAGTCGTATTCCTACATTATCCTGAGCAAATTGATGCAAAATTCCTCATTTCCCCGATCACAGCGGCGGTTTTTTATCGCAATGTCACTCTTGAGCAGATCGGAAAATCATTAATAAATGTCCTTCGCGGTCAAACGGTTATTCCTCAATCGCTATTGTCTGATTCTGGTCAAGCACTGTTAGATGGAGCCGACAATTTAACCATTCGTGAGCGAGAGGTGCTACAGGCTTTGCTGACTGGATGTACCAATATTGATATCGCTAATCAGTTGTTTGTTAGTGAAAGTACCATCAAAACCCATTTATATCGTGTGTTTAGAAAAATTGGGGTATCAAGCAGAGGCCAAGCCATTGCCTGGGCACAAACGCACTTACACGAGGTGCAGCAGTGA
- a CDS encoding DP-EP family protein: MMKLSTSRLFVAMLLVSPLMSQAATQKEIDLVMAPLQNRVDLQVMLSDDSPLDALGDELTDFVNSVVYRADCNHQQGTVVSFDQQILQDNLTASEIYRILSLFGLQSTISQYQGAEIVNDTDRLLLTGSTLPRCDVATPIALTVTLDENKQADFIYEQQGTLCDGNVELTENSTITYQLVSTKDSPADLRLLGAGFANPFDGHIEYVSVSDDGQTITLRNNIENLGVSKFQFIFASAENDLLLLSPDPQVKNEPTK; encoded by the coding sequence ATGATGAAATTATCGACCTCACGACTATTTGTTGCCATGTTGCTTGTATCACCGTTGATGAGCCAAGCGGCGACTCAGAAAGAAATTGATCTGGTAATGGCGCCGTTACAAAATCGTGTTGATTTGCAAGTGATGTTAAGTGATGACTCGCCGTTAGATGCCCTTGGTGACGAGCTCACTGATTTTGTGAATAGTGTCGTTTATCGCGCTGATTGCAACCATCAACAGGGAACGGTTGTTAGCTTTGACCAGCAGATCCTACAAGATAACCTTACTGCTAGTGAGATTTATCGAATACTGTCATTATTTGGTCTGCAAAGCACCATTAGTCAATATCAAGGTGCTGAAATCGTTAATGATACCGATCGACTGTTACTGACTGGCTCAACTCTACCCCGTTGTGATGTTGCTACTCCTATCGCATTAACTGTGACCCTAGATGAAAACAAGCAGGCTGATTTTATCTATGAACAACAAGGCACACTTTGTGATGGCAATGTTGAATTAACTGAAAATAGCACGATAACTTATCAATTGGTAAGCACCAAGGATTCACCGGCTGATCTACGTTTGCTTGGAGCTGGATTTGCCAATCCGTTCGATGGGCATATTGAATACGTCAGTGTGAGTGATGATGGACAGACGATTACGTTACGAAACAATATTGAAAATCTAGGTGTAAGTAAATTTCAGTTTATATTTGCATCGGCGGAAAATGATTTACTGCTGTTAAGCCCAGATCCACAGGTTAAGAATGAGCCTACCAAGTAA
- the htpX gene encoding protease HtpX — protein sequence MKRIFLLIATNMAILLVASIVMSILGVNTSTMGGLLVFAAIFGFGGAFISLAISKWMAKKTMGCEVITTPRDNTERWLVETVARQAQQAGIKMPEVAIYQSPELNAFATGPSKDNALVAVSSGLLYGMTQDEIEGVLAHEVSHVANGDMVTLTLIQGVVNTFVIFAARVVAGIINNFVASNDEEGEGLGMFAYMAVVFVLDMLFGILASMIVAYFSRVREFKADEGGAKLAGKHKMIAALDRLRQGPETGAMPAQMAAFGINGKKSMAELMMSHPPLEKRIAALKAQ from the coding sequence ATGAAGCGTATTTTTTTATTGATTGCGACAAACATGGCAATTTTGCTAGTTGCTTCAATTGTTATGTCAATTCTAGGTGTGAACACCTCAACCATGGGCGGCTTATTAGTATTTGCGGCTATCTTTGGTTTTGGCGGCGCATTTATTAGTTTGGCTATCTCAAAGTGGATGGCGAAAAAGACCATGGGCTGTGAAGTGATCACTACACCTCGTGATAACACTGAACGTTGGTTAGTTGAGACCGTTGCTCGTCAAGCGCAGCAAGCGGGTATCAAGATGCCTGAGGTTGCAATTTATCAATCTCCTGAGCTGAACGCATTTGCGACGGGTCCGAGTAAAGATAACGCTTTGGTCGCAGTGAGCAGTGGCTTGTTATATGGTATGACGCAAGATGAGATTGAAGGCGTATTGGCTCACGAGGTTAGCCATGTGGCTAACGGCGACATGGTCACTCTGACTTTGATCCAAGGTGTGGTTAATACCTTCGTTATCTTTGCGGCGCGAGTCGTCGCTGGGATCATCAACAATTTCGTTGCCAGTAATGATGAAGAGGGTGAAGGCTTAGGCATGTTTGCCTATATGGCTGTGGTATTTGTACTCGATATGTTGTTCGGTATTTTGGCATCCATGATTGTGGCTTACTTCTCTCGCGTTCGAGAGTTTAAAGCCGATGAAGGTGGCGCTAAACTCGCAGGTAAGCATAAGATGATTGCGGCGTTAGATCGTCTTCGTCAGGGACCAGAAACTGGTGCAATGCCGGCTCAAATGGCGGCATTTGGTATTAATGGTAAAAAGTCGATGGCTGAATTAATGATGAGCCATCCACCACTTGAAAAACGCATCGCAGCGCTAAAAGCACAATAA
- the bioB gene encoding biotin synthase BioB, with the protein MSQIPLRHDWQRDEIESLFALPMNDLLFKAHSIHRQVYDPNEVQISRLLSIKTGACPEDCKYCPQSARYDTGLEKERLIEIDKVLTEARAAKAAGASRFCMGAAWRNPHERDMPYLKDMVAEVKAMGMETCMTLGMLSPSQAEELAGAGLDYYNHNLDTSPEYYGDIITTRTYQDRLDTLSNVRAAGMKVCSGGIVGMGEQATDRAGLLQQLANMEKHPDSVPINMLVKVAGTPFEKLDDLDPLEFVRTIAVARIIMPLSRVRLSAGRESMSDELQAMCFFAGANSIFYGCKLLTTSNPEENDDMALFKRLGLHPEQGKAATIEEDKAVFAKAEAIKDKQTQPFYDAAAL; encoded by the coding sequence ATGTCTCAAATACCATTACGTCATGATTGGCAACGTGATGAAATCGAATCACTTTTTGCATTACCGATGAATGATTTGTTGTTTAAGGCCCACTCGATTCATCGCCAAGTTTATGATCCTAACGAAGTGCAGATCAGCCGTTTGTTGTCGATTAAAACGGGGGCTTGTCCTGAAGATTGCAAATATTGTCCTCAAAGTGCGCGTTATGACACAGGCCTAGAAAAAGAGCGTTTGATTGAAATAGACAAGGTACTGACTGAAGCTCGCGCAGCAAAAGCCGCTGGCGCATCACGTTTTTGTATGGGCGCTGCGTGGCGTAATCCCCATGAAAGGGATATGCCCTATCTGAAAGATATGGTGGCAGAAGTCAAAGCCATGGGTATGGAAACCTGTATGACCTTAGGGATGCTGTCGCCATCGCAAGCGGAAGAACTCGCGGGTGCGGGTCTCGATTATTACAACCATAACTTAGATACGTCGCCCGAATATTATGGTGATATCATCACCACGCGTACCTACCAAGATAGATTAGATACCTTGTCGAATGTGCGTGCGGCGGGCATGAAAGTTTGTTCTGGTGGTATTGTGGGGATGGGGGAGCAGGCGACCGATCGTGCAGGCTTGTTGCAGCAATTAGCCAATATGGAAAAGCATCCTGACTCTGTGCCGATCAATATGCTGGTTAAGGTTGCTGGCACACCGTTTGAAAAGCTTGATGATCTCGATCCACTTGAGTTTGTTCGCACCATAGCCGTTGCTCGTATCATTATGCCGCTTTCGCGAGTGCGCCTGTCCGCTGGACGCGAGAGCATGAGTGATGAGCTGCAAGCCATGTGCTTCTTTGCCGGGGCTAACTCGATTTTTTATGGCTGTAAGCTATTGACCACCAGTAATCCTGAAGAGAATGATGATATGGCACTCTTTAAACGCTTAGGGCTGCACCCTGAGCAAGGTAAAGCGGCGACCATTGAAGAGGATAAGGCGGTATTTGCCAAGGCTGAAGCGATTAAAGATAAGCAGACGCAGCCTTTTTATGATGCGGCCGCTCTCTAG
- the bioA gene encoding adenosylmethionine--8-amino-7-oxononanoate transaminase, with protein MTAIPPIDYEFDKQHIWHPYTSMIHALPAFGVVSADGCELTLDNGKRLIDGTSSWWACVHGYSHPYIVNAMQSQLQTLSHVMFGGITHHPAIEVSKKLLAMTSANLTKVFLADSGSISVEVAMKMALQYWQGRQQPNKQRILTVKHGYHGDTFAAMSVCDPEGGMHTMFGNAVTKQLFVDAPKTPFGEPLQPDDLNAMRQMLTNQHESIAAVIIEPIMQGAGGMRFYSADYLKALRALCNEFNVLLILDEIATGFGRTGKLFAYEHADIEADILCVGKALTGGYISLAATLCSDEVAQGISDSPSGVFMHGPTFMGNPLACAAASASLDLIATNDWQTQVAQIEAQMATELAPATSLTGVKSVRVLGAVGVIEMHQAVNTAQLQQAFVDLGVWVRPFANLIYIMPPYSISAAQLSQLTSAMLSVASTITEPTDIDENKPFISHG; from the coding sequence ATGACCGCGATTCCCCCTATCGATTACGAATTTGACAAACAACACATCTGGCATCCATACACGTCCATGATACATGCGCTACCTGCATTTGGTGTGGTGAGCGCTGATGGTTGTGAACTCACTCTCGACAATGGCAAACGCCTTATCGATGGCACCAGCTCTTGGTGGGCGTGTGTCCATGGTTATAGTCATCCTTATATTGTTAATGCAATGCAATCGCAGCTGCAAACCCTTAGTCATGTGATGTTTGGCGGTATCACTCATCATCCAGCCATTGAGGTCAGCAAAAAATTACTGGCCATGACCAGCGCCAACTTAACTAAGGTATTCTTGGCCGACTCGGGCTCCATCTCAGTTGAAGTCGCCATGAAAATGGCGCTGCAATATTGGCAAGGCCGTCAGCAACCTAACAAGCAGCGCATATTAACGGTTAAACATGGCTATCATGGCGACACTTTTGCCGCCATGAGTGTTTGTGATCCTGAGGGCGGCATGCACACCATGTTTGGCAATGCCGTCACTAAACAACTTTTTGTGGACGCACCAAAAACGCCCTTTGGCGAGCCGTTGCAGCCAGATGATCTCAACGCGATGAGGCAGATGTTAACAAACCAGCATGAGTCCATTGCCGCCGTGATCATAGAACCTATTATGCAAGGTGCTGGGGGGATGCGCTTCTACAGCGCTGATTACCTTAAGGCCCTGCGAGCACTATGTAATGAGTTCAATGTGCTGCTGATCTTAGATGAAATTGCCACAGGATTTGGCCGCACAGGTAAACTGTTTGCCTATGAGCATGCCGATATTGAGGCCGATATTCTCTGCGTCGGTAAAGCCCTCACCGGCGGTTACATCTCACTGGCGGCGACGCTTTGTAGCGACGAGGTGGCCCAAGGCATTAGCGATTCACCATCAGGTGTATTTATGCATGGCCCAACCTTTATGGGTAATCCGCTTGCCTGTGCAGCTGCTAGTGCAAGTTTAGATCTTATTGCTACGAATGATTGGCAGACACAAGTGGCTCAAATAGAAGCGCAAATGGCCACCGAGCTTGCCCCAGCAACAAGCTTAACAGGGGTAAAATCCGTGCGTGTATTAGGTGCTGTGGGGGTGATAGAGATGCACCAAGCAGTGAATACCGCCCAGTTACAGCAAGCCTTTGTCGATCTTGGTGTGTGGGTGCGCCCTTTTGCTAACCTTATCTATATTATGCCGCCCTACAGCATTAGCGCCGCGCAACTCAGTCAACTTACCAGTGCAATGTTATCGGTAGCAAGCACAATAACAGAGCCAACAGATATTGACGAAAATAAACCGTTTATCAGCCACGGTTAA
- a CDS encoding GGDEF domain-containing protein — translation MTPIMDEGRGMLANRPENIVDKYRDDSIETLETIGQFLSVHGGTCSDGESVSIGGRASLEKSKVAHSNNAQEVLNSDGLNNQFLNTLANVINHVNEAIFVINQDGIFEMLNPMAIKLFGASREALVGQHWCDFLGNQFKDEYLSLLLQWKKRQDQIGNHGPKEVVVHRADSLMLDVDLSLSYLPVEQTGHSPMYIGVMHNLTNHKAEYQALRRQARTDRLTGLANRHAFDEEMQSCWIDCINAQQPLSLVIIDVDYFKLFNDRYGHVNGDVCLQKIAEVIDKALPSRLCLAARYGGEEFALILPNCDSDTAELTAKRVQKAINQLAFVDLGLHPSVRISVSQGIAVETLGQYRTPTALLCAADTALYRAKSDGRNRINVSV, via the coding sequence GTGACACCGATTATGGATGAGGGACGAGGCATGTTAGCAAATAGACCAGAAAATATTGTCGATAAATACCGAGACGATAGCATTGAGACACTTGAAACCATTGGCCAATTTTTATCGGTTCACGGCGGTACCTGCAGCGATGGTGAGAGTGTCAGTATTGGTGGTCGAGCTTCACTTGAAAAGAGTAAGGTTGCTCATTCAAATAACGCTCAAGAAGTGTTGAATTCAGATGGTCTGAATAATCAGTTTTTAAATACATTAGCCAATGTGATCAACCATGTGAATGAGGCCATTTTTGTCATTAATCAAGATGGCATTTTTGAGATGCTCAATCCAATGGCGATTAAGTTATTTGGCGCTTCAAGAGAGGCCTTAGTTGGTCAGCATTGGTGTGATTTTCTCGGTAACCAGTTTAAAGATGAGTATTTATCTTTGCTACTGCAATGGAAAAAACGTCAAGATCAGATAGGTAATCATGGACCTAAAGAGGTGGTGGTTCACCGTGCTGATAGCTTGATGTTAGATGTGGATCTATCGTTATCTTATTTACCCGTTGAGCAAACAGGTCATAGCCCAATGTATATCGGGGTGATGCATAACCTAACCAACCATAAAGCCGAATATCAAGCGTTAAGACGTCAAGCGCGCACCGATAGGTTAACAGGTTTGGCTAATCGTCATGCATTCGATGAAGAGATGCAAAGCTGTTGGATTGATTGTATTAATGCTCAGCAGCCACTTAGCTTAGTGATTATTGATGTGGATTATTTCAAGTTATTCAACGACAGATATGGCCATGTAAATGGCGATGTTTGTTTGCAAAAAATTGCTGAGGTGATTGATAAAGCCTTACCATCGAGACTGTGTTTGGCAGCACGTTATGGCGGGGAAGAGTTTGCGCTTATTCTACCTAATTGTGATTCCGATACGGCTGAGCTGACCGCTAAGCGAGTGCAGAAGGCGATTAATCAACTGGCGTTTGTTGATCTAGGCTTGCATCCGTCGGTTAGAATTAGTGTTAGCCAAGGCATTGCCGTAGAAACATTAGGTCAGTATCGAACGCCAACGGCGCTACTTTGCGCGGCAGATACTGCGCTGTACCGCGCAAAGTCTGATGGTAGAAATAGAATCAATGTTAGCGTTTAA
- a CDS encoding methyltransferase domain-containing protein, whose protein sequence is MIDIEDRCIPLQNTADNKRASHNTAQIAQQFSQAANKYQCHDVLQRLTAQTLLDDMTPLGRLLDIGCGPGTDFNRANIESVIGLDIAQGMLTRMRQTFADYTPLCADASALPLVDGSINTIYSNLALQWCADLVAVTDEMARVLSVDGECHLAIVTDGSLSQLQHLGFTVNEFKQAEEIISCFSAAAWQIECQQLKSMTVHFEQLKDLLYSIKGVGASVKSLSDSDDSGIEQSPAKLRGRQDWLAMQQKAELMREPAGLPLTYEILFIRAKLKG, encoded by the coding sequence ATGATAGACATCGAGGACAGGTGCATACCGCTTCAGAATACTGCCGATAATAAGCGTGCCAGCCACAATACGGCGCAAATCGCGCAGCAGTTTTCTCAAGCGGCTAACAAGTATCAATGTCACGATGTGTTGCAGCGTTTAACGGCGCAAACGTTACTCGATGATATGACGCCATTGGGGCGATTATTAGATATTGGCTGTGGACCTGGAACCGATTTTAATCGCGCCAATATTGAAAGCGTTATCGGGCTCGATATTGCTCAGGGGATGTTAACGCGCATGCGGCAAACATTTGCTGATTATACCCCTTTATGTGCCGATGCCAGCGCTCTGCCGTTAGTTGATGGCAGTATTAATACTATCTATTCCAATTTAGCCTTGCAGTGGTGCGCCGATCTGGTGGCTGTGACCGACGAAATGGCGCGTGTGCTGAGTGTTGACGGCGAATGTCATTTAGCCATTGTAACCGACGGCAGCCTTAGTCAATTACAGCATTTAGGCTTTACAGTGAATGAGTTTAAGCAAGCCGAGGAGATCATTAGCTGTTTTTCTGCTGCGGCGTGGCAGATCGAATGTCAGCAGCTCAAATCGATGACGGTTCATTTTGAGCAGTTGAAAGACTTACTTTATTCCATCAAAGGTGTGGGCGCGTCGGTTAAGAGCTTAAGCGATAGTGATGATAGTGGTATCGAACAAAGTCCAGCAAAGCTTCGTGGGCGCCAAGACTGGTTAGCTATGCAGCAAAAAGCTGAGTTGATGCGAGAGCCAGCAGGTCTTCCGCTGACCTACGAGATCCTGTTTATTCGCGCAAAATTAAAAGGGTAG